Proteins from one bacterium genomic window:
- a CDS encoding NifU family protein, with product MSDYAFKVEDLESAAEEQGDFVGITPPEIFREKARRIIENVRPYLRMDGGDIEFVDAAQGRVFVRIAGACHGCSLTSAHIGEGVGELLRAELPDFVSIVPVLD from the coding sequence ATGAGCGATTACGCATTCAAGGTTGAGGATTTGGAAAGCGCCGCGGAAGAGCAGGGCGATTTCGTCGGTATCACGCCGCCGGAAATATTCCGGGAAAAGGCGCGGCGGATTATTGAAAACGTGCGGCCGTACCTGCGGATGGACGGGGGCGATATCGAGTTCGTGGACGCGGCGCAGGGCAGGGTGTTCGTCCGGATCGCCGGCGCGTGCCACGGCTGCTCGCTGACCTCGGCGCACATCGGAGAGGGCGTGGGAGAGCTGCTTCGAGCCGAGTTGCCCGATTTTGTTTCGATCGT